aatatcatacacaatattaggcaggtggttttaatgttgtggaagAACAGTGTATATAGAttaatatatagaatataatattaatactgctctgtaagtgttgggtctgtgtgATCCACCTATTGACAGATGTGTCCCCCCCacatttaaaatgactgctaaGCCCCTGTGAGAGAATGGTTGATATGACACAAGAAAAGCTGCATTAACTCTATTGACCCTTGAGTTTTTTAAAGGATTGCAAATTGGTTGTAAACAAAgcactcttttctttcttttagatCTGACTGCAGTAAAATGTCTTGCAGTAGCAGTAAGTTTCATTTTCTGATTCCTTACTTAAAAAaaacctgtcatcatttactcaccctcatatttttcCTAACTggtatgattttcttctgtggaattgCATGATGTGATGTTTAGTAGAATGTTGAGTGGGAGTAGTGTATTAAAGGTGCACAGAGTcaatttttcttcattaaagaaAGTTGCACTCCTAAAAACACCTGAATAGTCATTTTGAGacgtataaaatcatgaccacacacattttcatttatgcatttggcagatgcttttatccaaagcaacttacagtgcacttattacagggacaatccctccggagcaacctggagttaagtgacttactcaaggacacaatggtggtggctgtggggagcgaaccaccaaccttctgattaccagattaccagttgtgtgctttagcccactacgccaccaccactccggtgGTTTCATCTCATTCACATGAGATGAAAGCTCCAGTCATAGCAGACAcattataaaatctgttttattcttcaTGAAGAGGGTCACCTCATGGGGCAGCCATGTTAATATCACATGATCTAGGGGGCATGATTATGAAATTAGGCTGACAATTAATTGGCAAACAAATTATTGTGATTATGAAGAAGATTGTCTCTTTAAGGGTTTAAAGTGTGCTTTTTTTTCTGCATGTATGCTTCATTGTTTCCCAAAGGATTTAGTGAGACTCACTGCTTCGTTTGCACATTAATAGTCTCATAATCCATAATcgtgaatatttattattataacttttattacattttaacctGGTTTTCAGCATTAAAACAGCCATAGAGCTGAAATGCAGAGAAATCTCAATCAAACAAACTACACcctgtttggaatggcatgaggaaactaaatgatgacaaaatcacATTGAGAGCCAATGCAGTTCTTCCAGCATCAGTGCCCTTCTTGTTCATTTCTCTACCCTTTGTTCAGTTGACCTCATGGCAGTCCCAGGTCAGGAGCTCCCGCTCTTCACCTTGCACCTGCTTACAAACCCCGGCGATTCACTGCTCCTCCAACACACTCTGGACTGCCTGCTGAAGTGGATCCGCCCCGGTTTTCGTCTCTTCCACGTGTCCGAGCGGGCATGCCCCCTGCGAGACTATGGCAGAGCTGACCTGCGCCCTGCGGCTGGTTACCCCTCGCACGCAGTGACCCTCTTCCTGAACGAGTCATATGGAGAGGAGCGTATTCTCAGGGTGCTAGACTTCCTGCAGTGCCCACCCTGGCAGTACCACCACACGGAGAGCTATGGCGGAAGAGCAGCCGGCATTCATATCAGCTCTGCTGCCACCCCGTCGAACGCCCTCCTTAGGCCCTACCTCCTCCCCAGCCGGGACTTCTACAGCCTGAGTGTGGGAATGCCAGTGTGGGGGGTGCGCCCGGTGCACTACGGTGGAGAGGTGGTGCGGGTGACTTTGCACAGCACATACGATAACTTTGAGGACACGGTGCGCTTGTATGAGACAGTGCTGCAGAGGAGGGCGGAGGAGCAGAAAACGGGCTTCTGCTGGTTCACGCTGTTGATGGatggagggttcagcctccagctGGCACTGAAGCAGCTCTCGCCCGGGGTCAGAGTGGAGCGCTGTCACTCTGCTGTGCTGCAGTTCAGGGTGGGTGAGATCGGACAGCTAGTGCCCTTGCTGCCCAACACCTGCTCACCCATCAGTGCCACCCGCTGGCACACGGAAGACCTGGATGGCAACAAGATCCTCTTTCAAGTAGGTCACTTGTCTGCcctataaataaaaacacagtaaTGATGGCTGTGGAcaaatacagtggggtccaaaagtctgattAAAAATATGGAAGTTTTGGGGTTTTGAAAATACCTTCTATCACAACTTatagcaatagttcacccaaaaatgaaaattatgtcattatttattcactccAAAGTTGTCACTCTAAATCCGTATGACTTACTGTTCTTCCATGGTAGAcaaaagtggatttttttttaaatgtaagtgaatatcagtgtcagaaatgaaaGGGGGCTCATGACAAAAACGCCACTGAAAGTGataaaaatgcccccaaaataaATTCCTATATTTTGGCCTAATAATAAGCTTCATAATATTGCATTAAGAACATACTGATGCTGATTGAATATTATGGGTAATACATTTAAGTATTTGGCATAAAAGaatgcaattttgtttttttaaataaaggtctATAATGCCCCTAAAAATCTAATTCAGGGGGTAAATATTGTCCCTTAATTGAAAAGTTAAATTCTACACTGGTGAATAGTGACTGCAGTCTGTCAAGCTCGAAAAAGGACAAACACAATAGAACTACAGTATTGGTAATTGATAAGACTCATGCAttaaattccaagtcttctgaagtgataagatCTCTTTGTGCGATGAATAAAACTTAAGTTATTCACTGTCAAATAAAACTGTATAAATGAatcgcttaaaggaatattccttgttCAATTCAAGTTTagcacaatcaacagcatttgtggcataatgttgattcccacaaaagTAATTTCTTCTCCTTTCTTCTTAAAAACGAAAACCAAATATGGAGATTatgtgagtcacttacaatggaagtcaatggggtcaatgtttggagggtttaaaggcagaaatgtgaagcttatcattttataaaacatttacattaattcttctgttaaatctcatgGAGGATTTGAGCTgcaagttgtttaaatggtcattttaggatttgatgacattatatcatcatggcaactaagttgtaaaattggctataactttacacagaaaaggttagtaattgattttatcacactataatcatgttttgtttttttggctacactttcagaaattggccccattcacttctattgtaagtgtctcattgtaaaccagagttttgcttttttaagaaaatatatatatatatatatattttgtggtatttaacattatgccacatactgtattgaacttgtattgaacccggaatattcattttaatcaaaTACGGCGGCCCCTTCAGTAGCATCAAATCTCATTGTTGTCATCGTGACCAAACATCACATGTCATGTTTCAAGATCTAATAATATCAGCCTGTCTGAAAACAAACTTGTGATAATGAAGTACCAGGTTAATACAATGAGCACTTAAAGTTTTCAGGTaagtgacatcaaatcttttgaaagaatattccgtgttcaataaaagttctcaatcgacagaatttgtggcgtAGTGTTGatcaacacaaaaaaataatttcaactcgtccctccttttctttaaaaacaaaagcaaaaatcagtTGTAGTGAATGGAAGGAGAAACCTAAATTAGTTCTTTAGTAGTGTTGTTCTCcatatttactttacttttttttatttttcagataaaaatgtttttattggttGATTCTCAAACACCGTACAGAATAAAGCAAAGTATACATGCACAGAGTCGACCATTATCATCAGTTAATCCACATTAATGACTTACCCCCTCCCAGTCCCAAACAAACATTTCTGTGGTCCAAGCCTTATTATACACatgtaaagaaagaaagaaaactctGCATTGCCTGTGCCCTCTAAGAATTATTTGTCTGATAAATGTAGACCTTAAAATCTCAAATTGctgtgttatattttcaaatgatcgcAAAGCTCCgttttcataaaggtcaccaGGTGTAGCAACACCCCTCTCAATTCATTATTTCCAGCAAAAGGGGGTCTTGTTAATACATCATTtgaggttcagccatatgcttgaggaaacatttaggtatGTATCAAAATTGAGATAGAAAGACTTCGCAATGGTGAAACTGTGGCAAGGACCGCTTGTTCAATGAAGTACCAGGGAGGTGGAAGAGACAAATGGGCCAAGTGTCTAAGATTaaaagcatagtaataaaacaatattttagtgAGGCCTAAACCTCCTTTGTCAATTGGTCTATGTAACTTATGTAActatgcttaccattccaaataaaaacttagatattctatcaaattgtttaaaagagTAACTTCTAGAGGGAGATGCTGcagtaaataatacaatttggggatacaattcatttttataacattggcCTTCCCAGCCATAGACAGATGTAGTGACGCCCACCTATCAACATAACACGAGAACTTTTTCATTAATGGGACAAAATTAACTAAGtaaatctctcaaatttgctggaaataaaatgcataaGTACCTAATACTTAGCTTAGGCCATTGAAAGGCTCCAGGTTGGAAAGCTGTGGTAGGTCAATATGCTGTCCGGGCAGTTTTGACCGGAAAGAGCAAAAGTGAAACTTTTTTACCATAATAACGATACCATTTCTTCTTCCTTGAACTAATAACTATAAAATCATGCACTTCTTTTGGGATATTATGCTATTTTTATCTTGTTAAAATGTAAATCTCTCAATTTTACCATCAATTTACATAAGCACATTTTTAGTACAGTTGAAACTTATATTTcacatttaagaatgatttgcTGCCATTAGCTGAACATGACTTTAAAATCATGTtgtgacaataatagccagtagatggctgcagtgttATATGCAGCCACTTACAGTGTATCTGATTGCTTGTAacctaatttaatattttatcacaagttatgtatttggatatatatttagacattatttgtcagtttagcattttaaaatttattttaagtgCAAATTTCTGAAAATGCAATTAGAGTACAAAACAGAAGAATCAGAGTAAATATTTAGCACACACAAACTttgtgctaaatatttaattttcagAAATTTGCActtaaaatcaattttaaaatgctaaactgacactttgtgtgtgtgtgtgtgtgtgtgtgtgtgtgtgtgtgtgtgcatatgttttGCTTTGTAGATGTTTTATAGTCTCACTCtttaatttctgtgtgttttctgGACTGTGGCTGGTTTATTGATTCATTGCATTAGATTGGGTtatggtctttcccattcattttcaatggttggTCAATTTTTTCCACATAGACAAAAGGtgtcagtttttttatttcttttttccgaCCACTTAGGCAAGGCAACTTAGACTTATTGAATCATGCCCAATTTTGTtcgctcagataaaggaaaccatttttattaaatcagcaaaaatgatgccggtcaaaaatgaccaaagaTCATAAGAGGATTAAAGGctcggtcacatttacctttgcgcGGCAAAATTCTGCAGGTAAAATAGTCACCGCAACAGGAATCTGCTCGATCATGAATTTTGCGCATTGGACTAACAGTGGCGAAGAGTTTCCCCATGTGGATTTTGCATGGAGTTTAATTTTGGTGAACTTTCAAAGGTGAATTCGCCGATCAATAGGAAGTTGTTTGgtatggcagtgacctctgtgtgggcggtgcttcaTACACTGcttcactgaatattcacaatgcacAAGTATATCATTTTCTCTTTAATTGTAATTGGAGCATTATAAAGAGGCTGCAGGGCAATTCGTTTTTGGTTGGTTTCACACCCGCTCAAAATGCCTTCTTCGCCCGCCTATTTTTACCATGCAACGGTAAATGTGACCGTACTTTAACAGTGCAGGATGAGTTCTAGAGCGAAAATTGGTACTTAGGAGTTTAGTAGAAAGGTGTGCTATTGATGCTGCATTCACCTCATatcggaattactgtaattacaagatGGCAACTCAAAGATTCTATTTGGAGCAATTCATTTCCTTAGATCTCAGTCCTC
The sequence above is a segment of the Xyrauchen texanus isolate HMW12.3.18 chromosome 38, RBS_HiC_50CHRs, whole genome shotgun sequence genome. Coding sequences within it:
- the LOC127631515 gene encoding protein FAM124B-like; translated protein: MLRQPLHFSGRTEDETADSGAETAGSDCSKMSCSSIDLMAVPGQELPLFTLHLLTNPGDSLLLQHTLDCLLKWIRPGFRLFHVSERACPLRDYGRADLRPAAGYPSHAVTLFLNESYGEERILRVLDFLQCPPWQYHHTESYGGRAAGIHISSAATPSNALLRPYLLPSRDFYSLSVGMPVWGVRPVHYGGEVVRVTLHSTYDNFEDTVRLYETVLQRRAEEQKTGFCWFTLLMDGGFSLQLALKQLSPGVRVERCHSAVLQFRVGEIGQLVPLLPNTCSPISATRWHTEDLDGNKILFQVKGSAKPQGLHTSAFPLSCPNLSSRNPLRSCASTRLPSTSPCSKLSQLKECTVGRCRVELPLDRALKSGACAGESMGSDSNCSTPPGSSCYSSQRSSPAGLSANPYDPVITPETSNSRLLLEDEKPETNVDTGCDVTPWPEQPGAVEASALESLSRDLKHGLNESQWIRTAQESTERIQTDPGTQTQAAQCHNIHQHAQVDEFFI